A genome region from Thalassococcus arenae includes the following:
- a CDS encoding NAD(P)H-dependent glycerol-3-phosphate dehydrogenase: MSVAVLGGGAFGTALAISIAQVRPVILWARNAQDWTDRQSPRLPDAPVPDAVALTGDLKRAIGADTLLFAVPMQSLSGLLAAIPETLQGKALVACCKGIDLRTGQGPAHRLAETKPEATAAILTGPSFATDIARGLPTALTLACADDTVGQALQTELSTPNLRLYRSTDVAGAELGGALKNVIAIASGACMGAGLGDSARAALMTRGFAEMMRLALHFGARTETLAGLSGLGDLALTCTSPLSRNFRFGEALGRGDTPDATMTVEGKATARAALDIAERAGLSLPITTAVHAISTGQTSVADAIQGLLARPLKEE; encoded by the coding sequence ATGAGCGTCGCGGTTCTGGGTGGGGGCGCTTTCGGCACCGCGCTGGCGATATCGATCGCGCAGGTGCGCCCGGTGATCTTGTGGGCACGCAACGCGCAGGACTGGACCGATCGCCAAAGCCCGCGCTTGCCCGATGCCCCCGTGCCGGACGCGGTCGCCTTGACCGGCGATCTGAAGCGGGCAATCGGGGCCGACACCCTGCTGTTCGCCGTACCGATGCAGAGCCTGTCGGGATTGCTTGCGGCGATCCCGGAGACCTTGCAAGGCAAGGCGCTTGTCGCATGCTGCAAGGGTATCGACCTGCGTACCGGCCAAGGCCCTGCGCATAGACTGGCGGAAACCAAGCCGGAGGCGACAGCGGCGATCCTGACGGGCCCCAGCTTTGCGACCGATATCGCGCGCGGTTTGCCCACCGCCCTGACGCTGGCCTGTGCCGACGACACCGTCGGCCAAGCGCTTCAGACCGAGCTTTCCACGCCGAACCTGCGCCTTTACCGGTCCACAGACGTCGCGGGCGCCGAACTGGGCGGGGCGTTGAAAAACGTGATCGCCATCGCTTCCGGTGCTTGCATGGGTGCCGGTCTGGGCGACAGCGCCCGCGCGGCGCTGATGACCCGCGGCTTTGCCGAGATGATGCGCCTTGCGCTGCATTTCGGGGCGCGCACCGAAACCTTGGCGGGCTTGTCCGGGCTTGGCGATCTGGCGCTGACCTGCACTTCGCCGCTGTCGCGAAATTTTCGCTTCGGCGAGGCCCTCGGGCGTGGTGACACCCCCGATGCCACGATGACGGTAGAAGGTAAGGCGACCGCGCGAGCCGCGCTGGACATCGCCGAAAGGGCCGGCCTGTCGCTGCCGATCACAACCGCGGTTCACGCGATTTCCACTGGCCAGACCAGTGTCGCCGACGCCATACAGGGCCTGCTGGCCCGCCCGCTCAAGGAGGAATGA
- a CDS encoding uroporphyrinogen-III synthase — protein sequence MSDLPWLLMTRPAPDSARFADQLKTQGETGFRMIVSPLMQIEPCGSLPSMEAFRGLIFTSANGVAAYLDLNGPRDLPVFAVGKATEKAARRAGFATQSADGDSAALIEMLRHRRPDAPLLHLRGAHTSGDIAETLTELGLETAEAVIYDQRALSISRAAASALSGSEPVVAPIFSPRTAALFASHGRITAPLLVAAMSEAVAKAALPLHSRVLRVATQPDARAMTACVVALLREARAMSGRDSAV from the coding sequence ATGTCGGACTTGCCCTGGTTGCTGATGACACGGCCCGCTCCGGATTCCGCGCGTTTCGCCGACCAGTTGAAGACGCAGGGCGAAACCGGGTTCCGCATGATCGTGTCGCCGCTCATGCAGATCGAACCATGCGGTTCATTGCCGTCGATGGAGGCTTTCCGTGGGCTGATCTTCACATCGGCAAACGGGGTTGCGGCCTATCTCGACCTGAACGGTCCGCGCGATCTTCCGGTCTTCGCGGTGGGCAAGGCCACCGAGAAAGCCGCGCGGCGTGCGGGCTTTGCCACGCAGTCGGCCGACGGCGATTCGGCCGCCCTGATCGAGATGCTCCGGCATCGGCGACCCGATGCCCCGCTGTTGCACCTGCGCGGTGCGCACACATCGGGCGACATTGCCGAAACGTTGACCGAACTTGGTTTGGAAACCGCCGAGGCGGTGATCTATGACCAGCGTGCGTTGTCCATCTCGCGCGCCGCGGCGTCGGCGCTTTCGGGGTCTGAACCGGTTGTCGCCCCCATCTTTTCGCCACGAACCGCGGCGTTGTTCGCAAGTCACGGGCGGATCACTGCGCCGCTTCTTGTCGCGGCGATGAGCGAAGCGGTGGCCAAGGCCGCGTTGCCGCTCCATAGTCGTGTCCTGAGAGTGGCGACACAGCCGGATGCAAGGGCCATGACGGCCTGTGTCGTTGCCCTGCTGCGCGAGGCCCGGGCAATGTCGGGGCGCGACAGCGCCGTGTAA
- a CDS encoding FkbM family methyltransferase: MNECVATEHLEHITLTDGPAPEVDHLLASNRYGSYCIPRAFLRREVPTMLRAGQVYEPETLAFLRRHLGTGDIVTGGAFVGDFLPALHEVLAPGTLLHTFEPFPDSFDAAAYTCRLNGLDRVILHRCAVGAQASILPLAISRGAQKKSLAAGMHILRDEDDGERHEKISVPVLTIDALVPDTRRVSVLHLDVEGHETEALRGAARLLATNKPLVLLEGDRPANLREYIAALDALAPDAKYTFAGAIEKNAIFRPMAALA; this comes from the coding sequence ATGAACGAATGCGTCGCGACCGAACACCTGGAACACATCACGCTGACGGACGGCCCCGCGCCCGAGGTCGACCACCTTCTCGCGTCGAACCGCTATGGCAGCTATTGCATCCCGCGTGCCTTCCTTCGGCGCGAGGTGCCGACGATGCTGCGCGCCGGACAGGTCTACGAGCCCGAAACGCTGGCCTTCCTGCGCCGGCATTTGGGCACGGGAGATATCGTGACCGGGGGTGCCTTTGTCGGGGATTTTCTGCCGGCGCTTCACGAGGTGTTGGCGCCCGGCACGCTGCTGCACACCTTCGAGCCGTTCCCCGACAGCTTCGACGCAGCGGCCTACACCTGTCGGCTGAACGGGCTGGACCGGGTGATCCTGCATCGCTGCGCAGTCGGCGCCCAGGCATCGATCCTGCCCTTGGCGATCAGCCGCGGCGCGCAGAAGAAAAGCCTGGCCGCCGGAATGCATATCCTGCGCGACGAAGACGACGGCGAACGCCATGAAAAAATCTCGGTGCCGGTTCTGACCATCGACGCGTTGGTGCCCGATACGCGCAGGGTTTCGGTGCTGCACCTGGATGTCGAAGGCCACGAGACCGAAGCGCTGCGAGGCGCCGCGCGGTTGCTGGCAACGAACAAGCCGCTGGTGCTGTTGGAAGGCGACCGGCCGGCGAATTTGCGAGAATACATCGCTGCGCTGGATGCGCTGGCGCCCGACGCGAAATACACCTTTGCCGGGGCGATCGAGAAGAACGCGATCTTCCGTCCGATGGCGGCGCTGGCCTGA
- the ahcY gene encoding adenosylhomocysteinase, with the protein MSQDYVVKDIALADFGRKELDIAETEMPGLMALRDEYGTEKPLKGARIVGSLHMTIQTGVLIETLVALGADVRWASCNIFSTQDHAAAAIARAGVPVFAVKGQSLEEHWDYLDKSFLFADGPNMILDDGGDATLYVLLGARAEAGEEIIPVPTSEEEEVIKKQIAKRMAASPGWFTKVRDQIKGVSEETTTGVHRLYDLVKKGQLPFPAINVNDSVTKSKFDNKYGCKESLVDGIRRATDTMMAGKVAVVMGYGDVGKGSAASLRGAGARVKVTEVDPICALQAAMDGFEVVLLEDVVSTADIFITTTGNKDVIRIEHMREMKDMAIVGNIGHFDNEIQVAALKNHKWTNIKEQVDMIEMPSGNRIILLSEGRLLNLGNATGHPSFVMSASFTNQVLAQIELWKNGANYGNEVYILPKHLDEKVARLHLDRIGVKLTKLAPEQAAYIGVAPEGPFKPEHYRY; encoded by the coding sequence ATGTCACAGGATTACGTCGTCAAGGACATCGCCCTGGCCGATTTCGGCCGCAAGGAACTGGATATCGCCGAAACCGAGATGCCCGGCCTGATGGCGTTGCGGGATGAATACGGCACCGAAAAGCCATTGAAAGGCGCACGGATCGTCGGGTCTTTGCACATGACGATCCAGACCGGCGTGCTGATCGAAACGCTGGTCGCGCTGGGTGCGGATGTCCGTTGGGCGTCGTGCAACATCTTTTCGACCCAGGATCACGCGGCGGCGGCGATCGCCCGGGCCGGTGTGCCGGTCTTCGCCGTCAAGGGGCAGTCGCTGGAAGAGCACTGGGACTATCTGGACAAGTCGTTCCTGTTCGCGGACGGCCCGAACATGATCCTCGATGACGGTGGCGATGCGACGCTCTATGTCCTGCTCGGTGCCCGTGCCGAAGCGGGCGAAGAGATCATTCCCGTGCCCACCTCCGAAGAGGAAGAGGTGATCAAGAAACAGATCGCCAAGCGGATGGCGGCTTCTCCGGGCTGGTTCACGAAAGTGCGCGACCAGATCAAGGGCGTCTCCGAAGAGACGACCACCGGGGTGCATCGCCTGTACGATCTGGTGAAGAAGGGTCAGCTTCCCTTCCCTGCGATCAACGTGAATGACAGCGTCACCAAGTCGAAATTCGACAACAAATACGGCTGCAAGGAATCCCTGGTCGACGGTATTCGCCGCGCCACCGACACCATGATGGCGGGCAAGGTCGCCGTGGTCATGGGTTACGGCGACGTCGGCAAAGGCTCGGCCGCGTCTCTGCGTGGGGCAGGTGCACGCGTGAAAGTCACCGAGGTCGACCCGATCTGCGCATTGCAGGCGGCCATGGACGGTTTCGAGGTCGTGCTGCTGGAGGATGTGGTTTCCACCGCGGATATCTTCATCACCACCACCGGCAACAAGGACGTGATCCGCATCGAGCACATGCGCGAGATGAAGGACATGGCCATCGTCGGCAACATCGGTCATTTCGACAATGAAATTCAGGTCGCCGCGCTGAAGAACCACAAGTGGACCAACATCAAGGAACAGGTGGACATGATCGAGATGCCCTCGGGCAACCGGATCATCCTGCTGTCCGAAGGACGCCTGCTGAATCTCGGCAATGCGACGGGTCATCCGTCCTTCGTGATGTCGGCCAGTTTCACCAACCAGGTTCTGGCGCAGATCGAGCTTTGGAAGAACGGCGCGAACTACGGAAACGAGGTCTACATTCTGCCCAAGCACCTCGATGAAAAGGTCGCGCGGCTGCATCTGGACCGGATCGGGGTCAAGCTGACGAAACTGGCGCCCGAACAGGCCGCCTATATCGGCGTAGCGCCCGAAGGCCCGTTCAAACCCGAGCATTACCGCTATTGA
- a CDS encoding EVE domain-containing protein: MRYWLFKSEPSTWSWDQQVAKGDTGEEWDGVRNYQARNFMREMAVGDRGFFYHSQSEKAVVGTVEVIAEAHPDSTTDDDRWECVDIRALHAAKTPVTLDQIKADPRLSDMVLVKNSRLSVQPVSKAEWQIICDMAGLPG; this comes from the coding sequence ATGAGATACTGGCTGTTCAAATCCGAACCGTCGACCTGGTCCTGGGATCAGCAGGTCGCCAAGGGCGACACGGGCGAGGAATGGGACGGTGTGCGCAATTACCAGGCCCGCAATTTCATGCGCGAGATGGCGGTCGGCGATCGGGGGTTCTTTTACCATTCGCAAAGCGAAAAGGCGGTGGTCGGCACGGTCGAGGTGATTGCCGAAGCGCATCCCGACAGCACGACCGACGACGACCGCTGGGAATGCGTGGATATCAGGGCGCTGCACGCCGCCAAGACACCGGTGACGCTGGACCAGATCAAAGCCGATCCGCGCCTGTCAGACATGGTTCTGGTCAAGAATTCCCGGCTGTCGGTCCAACCGGTGTCAAAAGCGGAGTGGCAGATTATCTGCGACATGGCCGGATTGCCGGGCTGA
- the tsaD gene encoding tRNA (adenosine(37)-N6)-threonylcarbamoyltransferase complex transferase subunit TsaD encodes MQGNGHDDARLPPLILGLESSCDDTAAALVRGRTVLASVVVGQTDLHASFGGVVPEIAARAHAERLDLCTERALQDAGLPLAAVDAIAVTAGPGLIGGVLSGVMIAKALSATLGKPLVGVNHLAGHALTPRLTDDLPFPYLLLLVSGGHCQFLVVRGAQDFTRLGGTIDDAPGEAFDKTARILGLPQPGGPAVEAEARGGDPERFALPRPLLDRPGCDLSFSGLKTAVLRARDGLVADQGGLTRRDRADLCAAFQAAVADVLVEKTRRAIAVYLDEDPAEPAMSIAGGVAANSAIRGGIETLCAETGLRFTAPPLALCTDNAAMIAYAGGALLAEGVRHDMSLSARPRWPLDKHAAPLVGSGKKGAKA; translated from the coding sequence ATGCAAGGCAACGGGCACGACGACGCAAGGCTGCCTCCCCTGATCCTGGGGCTGGAAAGCTCGTGCGACGACACTGCTGCCGCGCTGGTTCGCGGACGGACCGTGCTGGCCTCTGTCGTCGTCGGGCAAACCGATCTGCACGCCAGTTTCGGCGGCGTGGTGCCCGAGATCGCCGCCCGCGCCCATGCCGAACGGCTGGATCTGTGCACCGAGCGCGCCCTGCAAGACGCCGGGCTGCCGCTTGCGGCCGTCGACGCCATCGCGGTCACTGCCGGACCGGGGCTGATCGGTGGGGTCCTGTCGGGCGTCATGATCGCCAAGGCGCTGTCCGCAACGCTTGGCAAGCCACTGGTCGGCGTCAACCACCTGGCCGGTCACGCCCTGACCCCGCGGCTGACCGACGATCTGCCCTTTCCCTACCTGTTGTTGCTGGTCTCGGGCGGTCATTGCCAGTTTCTGGTCGTGCGCGGCGCGCAGGATTTCACCCGGCTGGGCGGCACGATCGACGACGCGCCCGGCGAAGCGTTCGACAAGACCGCGCGCATCCTGGGCCTGCCCCAGCCAGGCGGCCCGGCGGTCGAAGCCGAAGCCCGCGGCGGCGATCCCGAACGCTTTGCCCTACCGCGACCGCTGCTGGACCGGCCGGGCTGCGACCTGTCCTTCTCCGGCCTGAAAACCGCCGTGCTGCGTGCCCGCGACGGGCTGGTCGCGGATCAAGGCGGCCTGACGCGGCGCGACCGCGCCGACCTGTGCGCCGCCTTCCAGGCGGCCGTCGCGGATGTGCTGGTGGAAAAGACCCGCCGCGCGATTGCCGTCTATCTTGACGAAGACCCGGCCGAACCCGCCATGTCGATTGCCGGCGGCGTAGCCGCGAACAGCGCCATTCGGGGCGGAATAGAGACGCTTTGTGCCGAAACCGGCCTGCGTTTCACCGCCCCGCCGCTTGCGCTTTGCACCGACAACGCCGCGATGATCGCCTATGCCGGCGGTGCCTTGCTGGCCGAAGGTGTCCGGCACGACATGTCCCTGTCGGCGCGCCCGCGATGGCCCCTGGACAAACACGCCGCGCCGCTTGTCGGATCGGGCAAGAAGGGCGCCAAGGCATGA
- a CDS encoding heme biosynthesis protein HemY: protein MLWSLIKIVVFVAMVAAVTLGAGYLMESDGGMQITFGGFELNLSPLRTVIALVLMIGAVWLFLKLFSLLIAVLKFINGDETALSRYFDRNRERKGFQALSEGMMALASGEGRMAMAKAQKAEKYLHRPDLTDLLTAQAAEMAGDGKKAEEVYKRLVQRDATRFVGIRGLMKQKLSSGDTATAMALAERAFAIKPKHEEVQDVLLRLQAQSGEWDGARKTLAAKLKHGALPRDVFKRRDAVLALSQAKDVIDDDLSVEAREAAIEANKASPDLIPAAAMAARGYIAKNQPRYATRILKKAWEAHPHPDLAAAFAEIAPDESPAERLKRFRALTAIKPDHRETRLLKAELNLAAEDFPEARRSLGDLAETDPDARVLAVMAAIEKGEGAPDAVVRGWLARALTAPRGPQWVCEKCNAIHAEWTPICTNCAAFDTLSWTTPPQSEIVLPAGADMLPLIVGAIEDKSTEGGEAPLDNDDADTVGAAENTVIEIDVTPGDGDRKSA from the coding sequence ATGCTTTGGTCATTGATAAAAATCGTTGTGTTCGTCGCGATGGTCGCGGCTGTGACGCTGGGCGCCGGCTATCTCATGGAAAGCGATGGCGGCATGCAGATCACGTTCGGCGGTTTCGAACTGAACCTCAGCCCGTTGCGTACGGTCATCGCCCTGGTTCTGATGATCGGTGCGGTCTGGCTGTTCCTGAAACTGTTCAGCCTGCTGATCGCGGTTCTCAAGTTCATCAACGGCGACGAAACCGCGCTCAGCCGGTATTTCGACCGCAATCGCGAGCGCAAGGGGTTCCAGGCGCTCAGCGAAGGCATGATGGCGCTGGCCTCGGGCGAAGGCCGCATGGCCATGGCCAAGGCGCAAAAGGCCGAGAAATACCTGCACCGTCCGGACCTGACCGATCTGCTGACTGCCCAGGCTGCCGAAATGGCCGGCGACGGCAAGAAGGCCGAAGAGGTCTACAAGCGGCTGGTGCAGCGCGATGCGACCCGGTTCGTCGGCATCCGCGGCCTGATGAAGCAGAAGCTGTCCAGCGGCGACACGGCGACCGCGATGGCTCTGGCCGAACGCGCCTTTGCGATCAAACCCAAGCATGAAGAAGTGCAGGACGTGCTGCTGCGGCTGCAGGCGCAATCCGGCGAATGGGACGGTGCGCGCAAGACGCTGGCGGCCAAACTCAAGCACGGTGCGTTGCCGCGTGACGTCTTCAAGCGGCGCGACGCGGTGCTGGCGCTGTCGCAGGCCAAGGATGTCATCGACGACGATCTGAGCGTCGAGGCGCGCGAGGCGGCGATCGAGGCGAACAAGGCTTCGCCCGACCTGATCCCGGCGGCCGCCATGGCGGCGCGCGGCTATATCGCCAAGAACCAGCCGCGTTATGCCACGCGGATCCTGAAAAAGGCGTGGGAAGCACATCCGCACCCCGATCTTGCCGCGGCCTTTGCCGAAATCGCGCCTGACGAGTCCCCGGCCGAGCGGCTCAAGCGGTTCCGCGCGCTGACGGCGATCAAGCCGGATCACCGGGAAACCCGTCTGCTCAAGGCCGAACTGAACCTGGCGGCCGAGGATTTCCCCGAGGCGCGCCGCAGCCTGGGCGATCTGGCCGAAACCGATCCGGATGCCCGTGTCCTGGCGGTGATGGCGGCGATCGAAAAGGGCGAAGGCGCGCCTGATGCCGTTGTTCGTGGCTGGCTGGCGCGTGCCCTGACCGCGCCGCGGGGACCGCAGTGGGTATGCGAAAAGTGCAACGCGATCCACGCCGAATGGACACCAATCTGTACCAATTGCGCCGCGTTCGATACGCTTAGCTGGACCACCCCGCCGCAATCCGAAATCGTGTTGCCGGCTGGCGCCGACATGCTGCCGTTGATCGTCGGAGCGATCGAGGACAAGTCGACCGAAGGCGGGGAAGCGCCCCTGGACAACGACGATGCAGACACTGTCGGCGCCGCCGAGAATACGGTGATCGAGATCGACGTGACCCCGGGCGACGGCGATCGCAAGTCTGCCTGA
- a CDS encoding DUF2853 family protein, producing the protein MGKRDELIAKYADDLRNKCGMQPDMDLLTKVTIGCGPAIYNADASTVAAGQEGELETVKNNFLIKKLGLADGPQLMDAINSVIETYGRSERNKYRAVVYYMLTKHFGKESVYR; encoded by the coding sequence ATGGGAAAACGAGACGAACTGATCGCGAAATATGCTGACGATCTGCGCAACAAGTGCGGCATGCAGCCGGACATGGACCTTCTGACCAAGGTGACCATCGGTTGCGGCCCGGCGATCTACAACGCCGATGCGTCGACCGTCGCCGCTGGCCAGGAAGGCGAGCTGGAAACCGTCAAGAACAACTTTCTCATCAAGAAGCTGGGCCTTGCAGATGGCCCGCAGCTGATGGACGCGATCAATTCGGTTATCGAGACCTATGGCCGGTCCGAGCGCAACAAGTACCGCGCGGTCGTCTACTACATGCTGACCAAGCATTTCGGCAAGGAATCCGTCTACCGCTGA
- a CDS encoding DUF1761 domain-containing protein, producing MGLISVLAAAAASWAFGAVWYMALARPWMAASGVAVGADGKPANSSNPMPFVVSLACAVLVAGMMRHNFALSGVDTVGKGLVSGLGIGLFLATPWIATNYAFAGRPARLTLIDGGYATIGCAIMGLVLTLL from the coding sequence ATGGGATTGATCTCGGTTCTCGCCGCGGCGGCGGCATCTTGGGCATTCGGGGCGGTCTGGTACATGGCACTTGCCAGGCCCTGGATGGCCGCGTCGGGCGTTGCGGTCGGCGCGGACGGCAAGCCCGCCAACAGCAGCAATCCGATGCCGTTTGTGGTCAGCCTGGCCTGCGCCGTCCTGGTCGCCGGCATGATGCGCCACAATTTCGCGTTGTCCGGCGTCGACACGGTGGGCAAGGGTCTGGTTTCGGGTCTGGGCATCGGCCTGTTCCTGGCCACGCCGTGGATCGCGACGAATTACGCCTTTGCCGGACGCCCCGCCAGACTGACATTGATCGACGGCGGCTATGCCACGATCGGCTGTGCGATCATGGGGCTTGTGTTGACGTTGCTATGA
- a CDS encoding ferredoxin reductase family protein yields the protein MRPIWLWILYLLAASLPLALAAGLGWPARPIRYELASALGMLAFSMILVEFILSGRFRGISGGIGMDVTMRLHQLLARTALGFAMLHPLLYSGSSSGGPRPWDPTRQLTITTDFLPIATGVLAYGLLPSLVALAMARRSMRYRYELWRLVHGLGALLIAGLLLHHTLYAGRYGAHPAMAWLWIGMTVLAAGSLIFVYAVAPILQARKPWRVSAVERLTPRQWQITVEPVGHAGLAFRAGQFAWLNIGHSAFSLHENPFSIASAPADGPALNFVIKELGDFTNTVGTIPTGTRAYVDGPHGSLTVDGRSEPEIVLIAGGVGIAPMIGILDQLRATGDRRKASLIYGNRVAEQIVHRDRLEAAGAVMVLSEPPDDWTGETGLIDARLLDRVLTPDQIATALFVLCGPGVMMDGVEDHLIARGTPSTRILSERFDYD from the coding sequence ATGCGTCCGATCTGGCTCTGGATACTGTACTTGCTGGCCGCATCGCTGCCGCTCGCACTTGCCGCCGGACTGGGCTGGCCGGCGCGACCGATCCGGTACGAATTGGCCAGCGCGCTCGGCATGCTCGCCTTTTCGATGATCCTTGTCGAATTCATCCTGTCCGGCCGTTTTCGCGGAATCTCGGGCGGGATCGGCATGGACGTGACGATGCGCCTGCACCAGCTTCTGGCGCGCACGGCACTTGGCTTTGCCATGCTGCATCCGCTGCTCTATTCCGGCTCGTCAAGCGGTGGACCACGGCCCTGGGACCCGACGCGCCAGTTGACCATCACCACCGATTTCCTGCCCATCGCGACGGGCGTGCTGGCCTATGGGTTGCTGCCCAGCCTCGTCGCCCTGGCCATGGCCCGCCGGTCGATGCGCTACCGCTACGAATTGTGGCGGCTGGTGCACGGGCTGGGCGCCCTGCTGATTGCAGGTCTCTTGCTGCACCATACGCTGTATGCCGGGCGCTACGGCGCGCATCCCGCAATGGCGTGGCTTTGGATCGGAATGACCGTTCTGGCCGCGGGATCGCTGATATTCGTCTACGCGGTCGCCCCGATCCTGCAAGCCCGCAAACCCTGGCGGGTCAGCGCGGTCGAACGACTGACACCGCGGCAATGGCAAATCACCGTCGAGCCGGTGGGCCACGCCGGCCTGGCGTTCCGCGCCGGGCAATTCGCCTGGCTCAACATCGGTCACAGCGCGTTTTCCCTGCATGAAAACCCGTTCTCGATCGCATCGGCCCCTGCCGACGGCCCCGCGCTGAACTTCGTCATCAAGGAACTGGGCGATTTCACCAACACGGTTGGCACGATCCCCACGGGCACGCGCGCCTATGTCGACGGACCACACGGGTCGCTGACCGTGGATGGCCGCAGCGAACCCGAGATCGTGCTGATCGCAGGCGGGGTCGGCATCGCGCCGATGATCGGCATCCTCGACCAGCTGCGCGCCACCGGCGATCGGCGCAAAGCGTCTCTGATCTACGGCAATCGCGTTGCAGAGCAGATCGTGCATCGCGACAGGCTGGAAGCGGCGGGCGCCGTGATGGTCCTGTCCGAGCCGCCGGACGACTGGACCGGCGAGACCGGGCTGATCGATGCCAGGTTGCTGGATCGTGTCTTGACCCCCGACCAGATCGCCACGGCGCTGTTCGTCCTGTGCGGGCCCGGTGTCATGATGGACGGGGTCGAAGATCACCTGATCGCCCGCGGCACGCCGTCTACCCGTATCCTTTCGGAAAGGTTCGACTATGACTGA
- a CDS encoding YciI family protein, protein MLIALIARDKPGALQTRKDTRQAHLDYLDATGVVAQAGPLLGDSGDMCGSLIILDVSDKAAAQDWADNDPYAIAGLFDSVELIEWKRVIGG, encoded by the coding sequence ATGCTGATCGCGCTGATCGCCCGGGACAAGCCCGGCGCCCTGCAAACCCGCAAGGACACGCGCCAGGCGCATCTGGACTATCTGGACGCGACAGGCGTGGTCGCGCAGGCCGGGCCGCTGCTGGGTGACAGTGGCGATATGTGCGGTTCGCTCATCATCCTCGACGTTTCCGACAAGGCCGCGGCGCAGGACTGGGCGGACAACGATCCGTATGCAATAGCCGGCCTGTTCGACAGCGTCGAGTTGATCGAATGGAAACGGGTGATCGGCGGATGA
- a CDS encoding COG4223 family protein: MAKTTKSQSSDARSADDKNKTDNAQIDDAEIVDESPGRADASAAADDGDGVPKPGKGDSPDATDDALTAADKASEAPATPDDSAQPNDAAQIAGDEPEAVSASAPPPVVRETVVERKGGFVPMLLGGLVAGAIGYGAATYLPQADVENPFETETRAALSDQATRIDGLTSQLAETATSVDGLRTTLDAVDTAPIQAALDDLRGTLDATRVETTALADALAAFDSRVTAIEKQPLAGAVSPEAIAAYERELEELRAAIDMQTAEVEAAAAGAVQTYQQEIAKLQAAVDEQSARIEAMASEALQAEASAEEKAEIAQSRAALADLMSRLQAGEPLAEPLAVLEANGVAVPAVLSETAQDGVPTLAALTAEFPVHAREALRVVRSEAPSGGLSGFLEAQLGVRSVTPREGDDPDAVLSRAEAALRNGDIHATLTEIATLPESGQAVLAEWITKAGVRRDAQAAASELAQSLNAE, translated from the coding sequence GTGGCCAAGACGACGAAGTCCCAAAGCAGCGATGCGCGATCCGCGGATGACAAGAACAAGACCGACAATGCGCAGATCGACGATGCCGAAATCGTCGACGAGTCGCCTGGTCGGGCGGATGCTTCTGCGGCGGCGGATGACGGCGACGGCGTGCCGAAGCCGGGCAAAGGCGACAGCCCCGATGCGACCGACGACGCGCTGACCGCGGCGGACAAGGCATCGGAAGCACCGGCAACACCCGACGACAGCGCGCAACCGAACGATGCTGCCCAGATCGCCGGGGACGAACCGGAAGCTGTCAGCGCATCGGCGCCGCCGCCGGTCGTCAGGGAAACCGTGGTCGAGCGCAAGGGCGGCTTTGTTCCGATGCTTCTGGGCGGGCTGGTGGCAGGGGCGATCGGGTATGGCGCCGCGACATACCTGCCTCAAGCCGACGTGGAAAACCCGTTCGAGACCGAGACCCGTGCCGCGTTGTCCGACCAGGCCACGCGGATCGACGGGCTGACAAGCCAGCTTGCGGAAACGGCGACGTCGGTCGACGGGCTGCGCACCACGCTGGACGCCGTCGATACCGCGCCTATTCAGGCTGCGCTGGATGACCTGCGGGGCACGCTCGACGCCACGCGCGTCGAAACGACCGCCCTGGCCGATGCCCTTGCGGCTTTCGACAGCCGTGTTACCGCGATCGAGAAACAGCCGCTGGCCGGCGCCGTATCGCCCGAGGCCATCGCGGCCTATGAACGCGAACTGGAAGAACTGCGCGCCGCCATCGACATGCAAACCGCCGAGGTCGAGGCGGCCGCTGCCGGGGCCGTGCAAACCTATCAACAGGAGATCGCCAAGCTTCAGGCCGCCGTCGACGAGCAAAGCGCCCGGATCGAGGCCATGGCCAGCGAAGCCTTGCAGGCCGAGGCCAGCGCAGAAGAGAAGGCCGAGATCGCGCAATCCCGCGCTGCCCTCGCCGACCTGATGTCGCGCCTGCAGGCGGGCGAACCCCTGGCCGAACCGCTTGCCGTGCTCGAGGCGAACGGGGTCGCTGTGCCCGCCGTCCTTTCGGAAACCGCGCAGGACGGTGTCCCGACGCTTGCGGCCTTGACCGCCGAATTCCCGGTCCACGCGCGCGAGGCGCTGCGCGTGGTGCGGTCAGAAGCACCGTCCGGTGGCCTGTCGGGTTTCCTTGAGGCGCAATTGGGCGTCCGGTCGGTCACGCCCCGCGAGGGCGACGATCCGGACGCTGTCCTGTCTCGGGCGGAAGCGGCGCTGCGCAACGGCGATATCCACGCCACGTTGACTGAAATCGCCACCCTGCCCGAAAGCGGGCAAGCGGTCTTGGCCGAATGGATTACAAAAGCCGGCGTGCGGCGCGACGCGCAGGCTGCGGCGTCTGAACTGGCGCAATCGCTGAACGCCGAATGA